The Flavobacterium piscisymbiosum genome includes a region encoding these proteins:
- a CDS encoding head GIN domain-containing protein, translating to MKKTFKLFVFSALLISSIGNAQWSNNKIKGNGKVVSETRTTSDYDVIKVAGSFDVDLVAGKEGKIIIKGEENLVSAIKVEVEDNVLKIYVEKGTNIRPSLGKKIEVTVPFEKISEVSLAGSGNVQSKNAIKSDKFTAKLAGSGNFNLEVNSNNLELNLSGSGNINLKGSSDSLTTKLAGSGNIEATNLKAKNVDANVSGSGNSRVNCAENLTARIAGSGDIKYTGNPEKRDVKVSGSGSITKV from the coding sequence ATGAAAAAAACTTTTAAACTATTCGTATTTAGCGCATTATTAATAAGTTCTATTGGAAATGCACAATGGTCAAACAATAAAATTAAAGGAAACGGAAAGGTTGTTTCTGAAACAAGAACAACATCAGATTATGATGTAATAAAAGTAGCCGGCTCATTTGATGTAGATTTGGTAGCAGGAAAAGAAGGTAAAATTATCATTAAAGGAGAGGAAAATCTAGTTTCGGCTATAAAAGTGGAAGTCGAAGATAATGTCTTAAAAATTTACGTTGAAAAAGGCACTAATATCAGACCGAGCTTGGGTAAAAAAATCGAAGTTACTGTTCCTTTCGAAAAAATATCAGAAGTAAGCCTGGCAGGTTCAGGAAATGTTCAGTCTAAAAATGCTATTAAAAGCGATAAATTTACAGCAAAATTGGCAGGGTCAGGAAACTTTAACCTGGAAGTAAACTCAAATAATTTAGAGTTAAATTTAAGCGGATCCGGAAATATCAATTTAAAAGGAAGTTCAGATAGTTTAACAACCAAACTTGCAGGATCAGGAAATATTGAAGCTACAAATTTGAAAGCTAAAAATGTTGATGCAAACGTTTCCGGATCTGGTAACAGCCGTGTTAACTGTGCAGAAAACCTAACAGCAAGAATTGCAGGTTCAGGTGATATCAAATACACCGGAAATCCTGAAAAAAGAGATGTAAAAGTTTCTGGTTCAGGAAGTATAACAAAAGTATAA
- a CDS encoding MFS transporter produces the protein MKNLQKGDKKLLNAWAFYDWANSVYTLTIASAVFPIFYEALFSERDHYIDVFGMHLKNSALISFITAMAFLVVSFISPLLSGIADYVGNKKAFMKFFCYLGALSCMGLYWFDLDNIYIGLAFYFFGLLGYWGSLVFYNSYLPDIAFEEQQDKISAKGYSLGYIGSVILLIINLAMIMKPKIFGITGSDGEAAMKAMRYSFVMVGVWWILFSQYTYYYLPKGRKETGEKLTRSVVFNGFKELKKVWALLQQNIPLKRYLGGFFVSSMAVQTVVLVATYFGAQEIQWESKEDSTQGLIICILLIQLVAVVGAIATSRASAKYGNIPTLIVINFIWVVFCVIVYFIYLPLHFYIAATIAGFVMGGIQALSRSTYSKLLPETEDTASFFSFYDVAEKIGIVIGMCVYGVIDQITGSPRSAIFILGIFFVTAIFLLRRVPKKAL, from the coding sequence ATGAAAAATTTACAAAAAGGAGATAAAAAATTATTAAATGCTTGGGCTTTTTATGATTGGGCAAATTCTGTCTATACGCTTACAATCGCATCAGCAGTATTTCCTATTTTTTATGAAGCTTTATTTTCAGAACGTGACCATTACATTGATGTTTTTGGGATGCACTTAAAAAATTCGGCTTTGATTAGTTTTATCACGGCTATGGCATTTTTAGTAGTTTCTTTTATATCTCCTTTATTATCGGGAATTGCCGATTATGTTGGTAATAAAAAAGCATTCATGAAATTCTTCTGTTATTTGGGGGCGTTATCGTGTATGGGGCTGTATTGGTTTGACTTAGACAATATTTATATCGGCTTGGCTTTTTACTTTTTTGGATTACTGGGATATTGGGGAAGTTTGGTTTTTTATAATTCTTATTTGCCGGATATCGCGTTTGAAGAACAACAGGATAAAATTAGTGCCAAAGGATATTCGTTAGGATATATTGGAAGTGTAATTTTGTTGATCATTAATTTAGCAATGATCATGAAACCAAAAATTTTCGGAATCACTGGATCAGATGGAGAAGCAGCTATGAAAGCAATGCGATATTCGTTTGTAATGGTGGGGGTCTGGTGGATACTTTTTAGCCAATACACTTATTATTATTTACCAAAAGGACGAAAAGAAACGGGCGAAAAACTAACAAGATCTGTTGTATTTAATGGATTTAAAGAGTTAAAGAAAGTTTGGGCATTGCTACAGCAAAACATTCCTTTAAAACGTTATTTAGGAGGTTTTTTCGTTTCGAGTATGGCGGTACAAACTGTAGTGTTGGTTGCTACCTATTTTGGAGCACAGGAAATTCAATGGGAATCTAAAGAAGATAGTACGCAAGGTTTAATTATTTGCATTTTATTAATACAACTTGTAGCGGTTGTTGGAGCTATTGCAACTTCAAGAGCTTCAGCGAAATACGGTAATATTCCGACCCTGATTGTAATTAACTTTATTTGGGTAGTTTTTTGTGTGATCGTTTATTTTATTTATCTGCCTTTACATTTTTATATTGCAGCCACTATTGCAGGATTTGTAATGGGAGGAATTCAGGCATTGTCGCGTTCGACATACTCAAAATTATTACCTGAAACAGAAGATACTGCTTCATTTTTCAGTTTTTATGATGTTGCAGAAAAAATAGGAATTGTAATAGGGATGTGTGTTTACGGTGTTATTGACCAGATTACGGGAAGTCCTCGTTCTGCAATTTTTATTCTGGGAATATTTTTCGTTACAGCAATTTTCTTATTGAGAAGAGTACCAAAAAAGGCACTTTAA
- a CDS encoding M48 family metallopeptidase yields the protein MKKHLLSGILAAVLVVGCATNPVTGKKNLNFVSNSELFPSSFQQYSTFIAENKVITGTPDAKLVETVGGKIKKAAEKYLTFLGQSQYLTDYRWEYKLVDNKEVNAWCMPGGKIVVYSGILPITQNESGLATVMGHEVSHALANHGAQRMSAAQLQQIGGAALGAATSGKSESTQQIFAQAYGLGSEVGVMLPFSRSNETEADKIGLTLMAIAGYNPDDAIAFWTRMSAKSGASGTPEFMSTHPADATRIANLKSLIPEAKATALKVGVIR from the coding sequence ATGAAAAAACATTTATTATCGGGAATTTTGGCAGCTGTTTTAGTTGTCGGCTGTGCAACTAATCCTGTTACAGGAAAGAAAAATTTAAACTTCGTTTCGAACAGTGAATTATTTCCATCGTCTTTTCAACAATATAGTACGTTTATAGCGGAGAATAAAGTTATTACAGGAACTCCAGATGCTAAATTAGTAGAAACTGTTGGCGGAAAAATTAAAAAAGCTGCTGAGAAATATTTGACTTTTTTAGGTCAGTCTCAATATTTAACTGACTATCGTTGGGAATATAAACTGGTAGATAATAAAGAAGTTAATGCCTGGTGTATGCCAGGAGGTAAAATTGTAGTTTATTCGGGAATTCTTCCAATAACACAAAACGAATCTGGCCTTGCTACTGTAATGGGGCATGAAGTTTCTCACGCATTAGCGAATCACGGTGCACAAAGAATGAGTGCGGCACAATTACAGCAAATTGGCGGTGCAGCCTTAGGGGCAGCAACAAGTGGAAAGTCGGAATCAACTCAGCAAATTTTTGCTCAGGCTTACGGGTTGGGTTCTGAAGTAGGAGTAATGCTTCCGTTTAGTAGAAGTAACGAAACCGAAGCTGATAAAATAGGATTAACACTTATGGCAATTGCTGGTTATAATCCGGATGATGCAATCGCGTTCTGGACCAGAATGTCAGCAAAATCAGGAGCATCAGGAACTCCGGAATTTATGAGTACTCACCCTGCTGATGCAACTAGAATCGCAAACCTAAAATCATTAATTCCTGAAGCAAAAGCGACAGCATTAAAAGTTGGGGTTATTAGATAA
- a CDS encoding glycoside hydrolase family 31 protein: protein MITNTSLEYKGDLYPSKIVSFEHEGDSIFFNTDNKVILKVTILRDSLIRFRFTTKGYFSNDFSYAIDKTQLHGYNFLELTEEDTYFLIRTSKVKCKIQKADLRLSIYDLNDLLILEDELGFHWEESYEYGGNIVKMSKSSKDGECFYGLGDKATQMNLKGKRLENFATDQYAYQKDQEPLYKVVPFYIGLHNKQSYGIFFDNTFRTFFDFCQERRNVSSFWAEGGEMNYYFIYGPQMQDVVTTYTDLTGKPELPPLWVLGYHQCKWSYYPESKVKEITSKFRELKIPCDAIYLDIDYMEGFRCFTWNKNYFPDPKRMVAELAEDGFKTIVIIDPGIKIDKDYWVYQEALEKDYFCKRADGPYMKGKVWPGECNFPDYTNPVVREWWAGLFKELISDIGVKGVWNDMNEPAVMEVPNKTFPMDVRHVYDGNPCSHRKAHNIYGTQMARATYHGVKRFTYPKRPFVITRSAYSGAQRYTSSWTGDNVATWEHLWLANIQVQRMSISGMGFTGSDIGGFAEQPTGELYARWIQLGVFHPFCRTHSSGDHGNQEPWAFDEEVINITRKFVSLRYQLLPYLYTMFWQYIEEGIPMLKPLVYYDQEDTQTHYRNDEFIFGNQILVCPILEPNAVGRRMYIPRGEWYNYWTNEFSTGGREVWIDTKFDEIPVFIKAGAIIPKYPVQQYVGELEFDELTLDLYFKNGKEKSVVYEDAQDGYDYKKGRYSFLSFRTIGKEKELIVQLHKEGKYDTPYSKYKINLIGLPFKVTEIEIDNEIIAFDKIAFEENHFLIVDKEFSELHISGE, encoded by the coding sequence ATGATTACAAATACATCATTAGAATATAAAGGCGATTTATATCCGTCAAAAATCGTTTCATTTGAACATGAAGGCGATTCTATTTTTTTTAATACAGATAATAAAGTAATCTTAAAAGTCACTATTCTTAGAGACAGTTTAATTCGGTTTCGCTTTACAACAAAAGGATATTTCAGTAATGATTTCTCCTATGCAATAGATAAAACCCAGCTGCACGGTTATAATTTTTTAGAACTTACAGAAGAGGATACTTATTTTCTTATTAGAACCAGTAAGGTAAAATGTAAAATTCAAAAAGCAGATCTTCGTTTGTCTATTTATGATTTAAACGATCTTTTGATTCTTGAGGATGAACTTGGCTTTCATTGGGAAGAAAGTTATGAATATGGTGGAAATATCGTAAAAATGAGTAAATCATCTAAAGATGGGGAATGTTTTTACGGACTAGGAGACAAAGCGACTCAAATGAATTTAAAAGGCAAAAGATTAGAAAATTTTGCTACAGATCAATATGCTTATCAAAAGGATCAGGAACCTTTATATAAAGTAGTTCCGTTTTATATAGGTCTACACAACAAACAATCTTACGGTATTTTCTTTGATAATACTTTTAGAACCTTCTTTGATTTTTGTCAGGAAAGAAGAAACGTTTCCAGCTTTTGGGCTGAAGGCGGTGAAATGAATTACTACTTTATCTATGGGCCGCAAATGCAGGATGTAGTTACGACTTATACTGATTTAACAGGCAAGCCGGAATTACCGCCACTTTGGGTTTTAGGATATCATCAATGTAAATGGAGTTATTATCCGGAAAGTAAAGTAAAAGAAATTACATCTAAATTCAGAGAGCTTAAAATTCCCTGCGATGCCATTTATCTTGATATTGACTATATGGAAGGATTTCGATGTTTTACCTGGAATAAAAATTACTTTCCAGATCCAAAACGTATGGTTGCAGAACTGGCAGAAGATGGTTTTAAAACGATCGTAATCATTGATCCGGGAATTAAAATAGATAAAGATTACTGGGTTTACCAGGAAGCTTTAGAAAAAGATTATTTCTGCAAAAGAGCCGATGGACCGTATATGAAAGGTAAAGTCTGGCCAGGCGAATGTAATTTTCCTGATTATACAAATCCCGTAGTTAGAGAATGGTGGGCTGGATTATTTAAAGAATTAATTTCAGATATAGGTGTAAAAGGTGTTTGGAACGATATGAATGAACCGGCTGTTATGGAGGTTCCCAATAAAACATTCCCAATGGATGTTCGTCACGTTTATGACGGAAATCCTTGCAGCCATAGAAAAGCACATAATATTTACGGCACGCAAATGGCCAGAGCGACATATCATGGCGTAAAACGATTTACATATCCTAAACGTCCATTTGTAATTACCAGATCAGCGTATTCAGGAGCACAACGTTACACATCATCCTGGACTGGGGATAATGTAGCAACGTGGGAACATTTATGGCTTGCCAATATTCAGGTACAAAGAATGAGTATTTCCGGAATGGGATTTACTGGTTCTGATATTGGAGGTTTTGCAGAACAACCTACAGGTGAACTTTACGCACGTTGGATACAATTAGGTGTTTTTCACCCGTTTTGCAGAACGCATTCATCCGGAGATCATGGTAATCAGGAACCTTGGGCTTTTGATGAAGAAGTGATTAATATTACCCGCAAGTTTGTGAGTTTACGTTATCAGTTATTGCCGTACTTGTACACCATGTTTTGGCAATATATTGAAGAGGGAATTCCGATGCTGAAACCATTAGTTTATTACGATCAGGAAGATACGCAGACACATTATAGAAACGATGAATTCATCTTTGGAAATCAAATATTAGTATGTCCAATACTTGAACCTAATGCTGTAGGTAGACGTATGTATATACCAAGAGGCGAGTGGTATAACTATTGGACCAATGAGTTTTCTACAGGTGGAAGAGAAGTCTGGATTGATACTAAATTTGATGAAATTCCTGTTTTTATAAAAGCGGGCGCTATCATCCCAAAATATCCGGTTCAGCAATATGTGGGTGAACTTGAATTTGATGAACTAACGCTCGATCTTTACTTTAAAAACGGAAAAGAAAAATCAGTAGTTTATGAAGATGCTCAGGACGGTTATGATTATAAAAAAGGCCGCTACAGCTTTTTATCTTTTAGAACAATAGGTAAAGAAAAAGAATTGATTGTTCAGCTTCATAAAGAAGGAAAGTACGATACGCCTTATTCAAAATATAAAATTAACTTAATTGGATTGCCATTTAAAGTAACAGAAATTGAAATTGACAATGAAATAATCGCTTTCGACAAAATTGCATTCGAAGAAAATCATTTCTTAATTGTTGATAAAGAGTTCAGTGAACTTCATATAAGTGGTGAATAA
- the glgB gene encoding 1,4-alpha-glucan branching protein GlgB, with amino-acid sequence MNKVITHSLFTDFDIDLFKAGKHFKLYEKLGAHLVEVNGVKGVYFAVWAPTAQSVSVVGDFNYWTEGEHLLQVRWDSSGIWEGFIPGIEKGTLYKYKIQSNINGVVTEKADPFSLYCEKPPHTASVVWDLDYNWKDENWMQSRKENNALDKPYSVYEVHLGSWKRGENNRFLTYLELADDLVNYVKETGFTHVEFMPIMEYPYDPSWGYQLTGYFAPTSRFGKPQDFMVLVDKLHQAGIGVILDWVPSHFPDDAHGLGFFDGSHLYEHPDRRKGYHPDWKSLVFNYGRNEVRAFLISNAVFWLQHYHADGLRVDAVASMLYLDYSRNEGEWEPNIYGGRENLDTISFLKEFNEVIYANFDGVQTIAEESTSFPMVSRPTFTGGLGFGMKWMMGWMHDTLKYFQKETVYRKYHQNDLTFSMTYAFTENFMLPFSHDEVVYGKKSIANKMPGDEWQKFANLRLLYGYMFTHPGTKLLFMGSEFGQSDEWNFEKSLDWHLLQYDYHSGIKKVITDLNNLYKTRPALYEKQFTGEGFEWINYSDHQNAVLSYIRKGNNPDENLIVVCNFTQVVRENYRIGIPKKGKLEEIFNSDATIYGGSGLANTNTLKIEKSAYDGRDFSVELLLPPLSVTVYSLV; translated from the coding sequence ATGAATAAAGTTATCACGCATTCTCTGTTTACTGATTTTGATATTGATTTATTCAAAGCGGGCAAACACTTCAAATTATATGAAAAATTAGGAGCACATTTAGTTGAAGTTAACGGAGTAAAAGGCGTTTACTTTGCAGTTTGGGCACCAACAGCTCAATCTGTTTCGGTTGTTGGTGATTTTAATTACTGGACAGAAGGAGAGCATTTATTGCAGGTTCGTTGGGATTCTTCGGGAATTTGGGAAGGTTTTATTCCGGGTATCGAGAAAGGAACACTTTACAAATATAAAATTCAATCCAACATAAATGGAGTTGTAACTGAGAAAGCCGATCCATTTTCTTTATACTGCGAAAAACCGCCTCATACAGCTTCGGTTGTCTGGGATTTAGATTATAATTGGAAGGATGAAAACTGGATGCAATCCCGTAAAGAAAACAATGCTTTAGATAAACCTTATTCTGTTTATGAAGTACACTTAGGTTCATGGAAGCGTGGTGAAAACAATCGTTTTCTAACCTATTTAGAACTTGCAGATGATCTGGTGAATTACGTAAAGGAAACTGGTTTTACTCACGTAGAATTTATGCCGATAATGGAATATCCTTATGATCCGTCTTGGGGATATCAACTGACAGGGTATTTTGCGCCAACTTCAAGATTCGGGAAACCACAGGATTTTATGGTTTTGGTTGATAAATTACATCAGGCTGGTATTGGTGTTATTTTAGATTGGGTTCCGTCGCATTTTCCTGATGATGCTCATGGTTTGGGCTTTTTTGATGGTTCGCATTTATACGAACATCCCGATCGCAGAAAAGGTTATCATCCGGATTGGAAAAGTTTGGTTTTTAATTATGGTCGCAATGAAGTGCGTGCTTTTTTAATTAGCAATGCCGTTTTTTGGCTGCAGCATTATCATGCCGATGGTTTACGCGTTGATGCTGTTGCCTCGATGTTATATCTTGATTATTCCAGAAATGAAGGCGAGTGGGAACCTAATATTTATGGCGGAAGGGAAAATCTGGACACGATTAGTTTTCTTAAAGAGTTTAATGAAGTAATCTACGCTAATTTTGATGGAGTTCAAACTATTGCAGAAGAAAGCACCTCTTTTCCAATGGTATCGAGACCAACTTTTACAGGTGGTTTAGGATTTGGTATGAAGTGGATGATGGGCTGGATGCATGATACTTTAAAATACTTCCAGAAAGAAACAGTTTATAGAAAATACCATCAGAATGATTTGACATTTTCGATGACGTATGCTTTTACCGAAAATTTTATGCTTCCGTTTTCTCATGATGAAGTAGTGTACGGAAAAAAATCTATCGCCAATAAAATGCCTGGCGATGAATGGCAGAAATTTGCCAATTTAAGATTGTTGTACGGTTATATGTTTACTCATCCCGGAACCAAATTACTTTTTATGGGTTCGGAATTTGGACAAAGTGATGAGTGGAATTTTGAAAAAAGCCTTGATTGGCATTTACTTCAGTACGATTATCATTCCGGCATTAAAAAAGTGATTACAGATTTGAATAATTTGTACAAAACACGCCCTGCTTTATATGAAAAGCAATTTACAGGAGAAGGTTTTGAATGGATTAATTATTCGGATCATCAAAATGCGGTGTTATCTTATATTCGAAAGGGAAATAATCCTGATGAAAATTTAATTGTAGTTTGTAATTTCACGCAAGTGGTTCGGGAAAATTATAGAATAGGGATTCCGAAAAAAGGCAAACTAGAGGAAATTTTCAATAGTGATGCTACTATTTATGGCGGAAGTGGATTGGCTAATACAAATACTTTAAAAATTGAAAAAAGCGCTTATGATGGAAGAGATTTTTCTGTTGAATTACTTTTGCCTCCGCTAAGTGTTACCGTTTATTCTTTAGTATAA
- a CDS encoding glucose-1-phosphate adenylyltransferase, with amino-acid sequence MKFKKKNVVAIILGGGQGSRLFPLTETRSKPAVPIGGKYRLVDIPISNCINSDIFKIFVLTQFNSASLNAHIKNTFNFSIFSQSFVDILAAEQTPDNPTWFQGTADAVRQCMSHFLKHDFDHALILSGDQLYQMDFNEMLEAHIAADAEISIATLPVNAKDAPEFGILKTCHESYVEAFIEKPDASLLPEWESEVSDHMKEKGKKYLASMGIYIFNRQLLEDLMADPETKDFGKEIIPQAVGKHKILSYQYEGYWTDIGNIESFFEANIGLTADIPEFNLFDNDNKIFTRPRLLPPSKFRNSNINQSLISEGCIINAKEIKSSVIGIRSRIGVGTVLENCYVMGNDFYQDLDEMNHESSINKIHVGIGENCFIKNALVDKNVRIGNNVHINGGKHLDNFTNELYSIKDGIVVIKKGVVLSDNFRIE; translated from the coding sequence ATGAAGTTTAAAAAGAAAAATGTAGTTGCTATTATTTTAGGAGGAGGACAAGGATCACGTTTGTTTCCGTTAACAGAAACCAGATCAAAACCAGCAGTTCCAATTGGTGGAAAATACCGATTAGTTGATATTCCTATTTCAAATTGTATCAATTCGGATATTTTTAAAATATTTGTTTTGACCCAGTTTAACTCGGCATCTCTAAATGCGCATATCAAAAACACTTTCAATTTTAGTATTTTCAGTCAATCATTTGTAGATATTTTAGCGGCAGAGCAAACTCCGGATAATCCAACATGGTTTCAGGGAACTGCAGATGCTGTTCGCCAATGTATGTCGCATTTTTTGAAACACGATTTTGATCATGCTTTAATTCTGTCAGGAGATCAATTGTATCAAATGGATTTTAATGAAATGCTGGAAGCTCACATTGCAGCGGATGCTGAAATTTCTATTGCTACTTTACCGGTAAATGCCAAAGACGCGCCTGAATTTGGAATCTTAAAAACATGTCATGAAAGTTATGTAGAGGCTTTTATTGAAAAACCTGACGCATCACTTTTACCTGAATGGGAATCGGAAGTAAGTGATCACATGAAGGAAAAGGGTAAAAAGTACCTGGCTTCGATGGGAATCTATATTTTTAACCGTCAGTTATTAGAAGATTTAATGGCCGATCCTGAAACAAAGGATTTTGGTAAAGAAATTATTCCGCAAGCTGTAGGTAAACATAAAATTTTGAGTTACCAATATGAAGGGTATTGGACAGATATTGGAAATATTGAATCGTTTTTTGAAGCCAATATTGGTTTAACGGCAGATATTCCTGAGTTTAATTTATTTGATAATGATAATAAAATTTTTACCAGACCAAGATTATTGCCTCCATCAAAATTTAGAAATTCAAATATTAATCAATCTTTAATTTCTGAAGGCTGTATTATTAATGCTAAAGAGATTAAAAGTTCTGTAATTGGCATTCGTTCCAGAATTGGTGTTGGAACCGTACTGGAGAATTGTTACGTTATGGGGAATGATTTTTATCAGGATCTTGATGAGATGAATCACGAAAGCAGTATTAATAAAATTCACGTAGGAATAGGAGAAAACTGTTTTATAAAAAATGCTTTGGTAGATAAAAACGTTCGTATAGGAAACAATGTTCATATTAACGGAGGCAAACATTTGGATAATTTTACAAACGAATTATATAGTATAAAAGATGGTATTGTAGTGATAAAAAAAGGAGTTGTACTATCGGATAATTTTAGAATTGAATAA
- a CDS encoding glycogen synthase, which translates to MEIFHISAECYPMAKVGGLADVVGALPKYQMNAGHEVRVVVPCYDTKFKNENNFECVHWGTVKLGSLDFPFSVLKETTNKLGYELYLIEIKELFDRPNIYGYEDDIERFFSFQIATLDWIAARKNVPDIINCHDHHTGLIPFLVKYGYKYQSLITVKTVITIHNGLYQGWFGFDQLHYLPEFDLIHVGFLEWNNSLNSLAVGVKCAHAVTTVSPSYLDEINVSANGLESLFNSVRDKSKGILNGIDFEVWNPAKDQMIAENYSIETLETGKQKNKEKLCEQFDLDPTKPLFSFIGRLFEEKGGDLLPQASALALSENFENINILILGSGNAQIEEQLLQLRNDYNGNYNVFIGYNEELAHLIYAGSDYILMPSRVEPCGLNQMYALRYGTVPIVRRTGGLRDTVIDFGDNGNGICHDQASVGDICYSINRAVKLYDDKLNFNTIRKKGMAIDHSWERVCQEYIEIYNLIIEKNEV; encoded by the coding sequence ATGGAAATATTTCATATCAGTGCTGAGTGTTATCCTATGGCAAAAGTTGGCGGTTTAGCTGATGTTGTTGGTGCGTTACCAAAATATCAAATGAATGCCGGTCATGAGGTGCGCGTTGTTGTTCCTTGTTACGATACGAAGTTCAAAAATGAAAATAATTTTGAATGTGTTCATTGGGGAACCGTAAAATTGGGAAGTTTAGATTTTCCGTTTAGCGTTTTAAAAGAAACAACGAATAAACTTGGTTACGAATTATATCTCATAGAAATTAAGGAATTATTTGACCGGCCAAATATTTATGGATATGAGGATGATATAGAACGTTTTTTTTCTTTTCAGATTGCAACTCTGGATTGGATTGCTGCCCGTAAAAATGTTCCGGATATCATTAATTGTCATGACCATCATACGGGACTTATTCCGTTTTTGGTAAAATATGGTTATAAATATCAAAGTTTAATAACTGTAAAAACAGTTATTACGATTCATAATGGCTTGTACCAAGGCTGGTTTGGTTTTGATCAATTGCATTATTTACCGGAGTTTGATTTAATTCATGTTGGATTTTTAGAATGGAATAATTCTCTTAATTCTTTGGCGGTAGGAGTAAAGTGTGCACATGCAGTTACGACTGTTTCGCCAAGTTATCTGGATGAAATTAATGTCTCAGCAAATGGTTTAGAATCTTTATTTAATTCGGTTAGGGATAAATCAAAAGGTATTTTGAACGGAATTGATTTTGAAGTCTGGAATCCGGCAAAAGACCAAATGATTGCAGAAAATTATTCGATTGAAACTCTGGAAACCGGTAAACAAAAAAATAAGGAAAAGTTATGTGAGCAATTTGATCTCGATCCTACGAAACCTTTATTTAGTTTTATTGGTCGTTTATTCGAAGAAAAAGGCGGGGATTTATTACCTCAGGCGTCAGCTTTGGCTTTATCTGAAAATTTTGAGAATATCAATATACTGATTTTAGGATCAGGAAATGCACAAATAGAAGAACAATTACTTCAGTTAAGAAATGATTACAATGGCAATTACAATGTTTTTATTGGTTATAATGAAGAATTAGCCCACTTAATTTACGCAGGTTCTGATTATATTTTAATGCCATCAAGAGTTGAGCCTTGTGGATTAAACCAAATGTATGCCTTGCGTTACGGAACTGTACCCATTGTAAGAAGAACAGGCGGATTACGAGATACTGTAATTGATTTTGGCGATAACGGAAACGGGATTTGTCATGATCAGGCTTCCGTTGGGGATATTTGCTATTCTATAAATCGTGCCGTTAAATTGTACGATGATAAATTAAATTTTAATACAATAAGAAAAAAAGGAATGGCGATCGACCATTCGTGGGAAAGAGTTTGCCAAGAATATATTGAAATATACAACCTAATAATTGAGAAAAATGAAGTTTAA
- a CDS encoding alpha/beta hydrolase, whose amino-acid sequence MAKKATNPTQSLKIPQVIILSSKLLAFISPKLVTSFAAKLFTTPVKHKVPKRELEMDQKSTKNTFFVPAIHKNITTYEYGKSQHKVLLVHGWSGRGTQLFKIADELLQNGYSTISFDAPAHGKSEGKTTIMSEFIASILEIEKQYGPFEIAIGHSLGGMSVLNAIKDGLHVKKAVVIGSGDIVHDILEEFVSKLGLKTEISNRLRDHFEKQYQVKMDDFSAYRAAQKIQIPVLVIHDKDDPEVPVQAGIHIHEYLQNGTLFLTEGLGHRKILGNQNVIKKIIDFIKTT is encoded by the coding sequence ATGGCAAAAAAGGCGACAAATCCTACTCAATCTTTAAAAATTCCGCAGGTTATCATACTATCCAGCAAATTACTCGCTTTTATATCTCCTAAATTGGTAACAAGTTTTGCTGCAAAGCTTTTTACAACACCAGTAAAACATAAGGTTCCGAAACGCGAGCTGGAAATGGATCAAAAAAGCACTAAGAATACTTTTTTTGTTCCTGCAATTCATAAAAATATCACCACTTACGAATATGGAAAAAGTCAACATAAAGTATTATTAGTTCATGGCTGGTCAGGTCGTGGAACGCAACTATTCAAAATAGCGGACGAACTTTTACAAAATGGATATTCAACCATAAGTTTCGATGCTCCGGCACATGGAAAATCTGAAGGAAAAACAACAATAATGTCTGAGTTTATCGCTTCGATTTTAGAGATCGAAAAACAATACGGTCCTTTTGAAATTGCAATCGGGCATTCATTAGGAGGAATGTCGGTTTTAAACGCAATTAAAGATGGCTTACATGTAAAAAAAGCTGTTGTTATTGGTAGTGGAGATATTGTACATGATATTCTGGAAGAATTTGTTTCTAAATTAGGTTTAAAAACTGAAATCAGTAATAGATTACGTGATCATTTTGAAAAGCAATATCAGGTGAAGATGGATGATTTTTCAGCTTATAGAGCAGCACAAAAAATTCAAATTCCCGTTTTGGTAATACATGATAAAGATGATCCTGAAGTTCCGGTACAAGCAGGAATTCATATTCATGAATATTTACAAAATGGCACTTTATTTCTTACCGAAGGCTTAGGTCACAGAAAAATACTTGGAAATCAAAATGTTATAAAAAAAATCATAGATTTCATTAAAACTACTTAA